One Xenopus tropicalis strain Nigerian chromosome 8, UCB_Xtro_10.0, whole genome shotgun sequence genomic window carries:
- the prickle3 gene encoding prickle planar cell polarity protein 3 isoform X3 produces MFRNSRRRRSQGSEVNLTGQGQPCHSCGERCPGFLAHRWRKICQHCQCPWEEHGHTASNQDLERSLCRLVSGSQRDSLCDSGSDSSLEKYAWAPSGLNPMQVHQFFKCFPEKKIPYISSPGERYRLKQLLHQLPPHDSEARYCCSLQGEEEEELLVLFSQKRRLENLGRGCVRPVSGTMSGTVCQQCGHQISVGDVAVFASRAGLGFCWHPQCFTCAQCLELLCDLIYFYQDGKVYCGRHHAELKRPRCLACDEVIFSLECTQAEGFHWHTRHFCCFECECPLGGHRYIMKDQRPFCCSCYDRLYAQYCDSCGECIDGLFLLGIDEGQLTYGGQHWHASESCFCCGRCGVCLLGRPFLPRQGQIYCSRSCSILHTKPERSFSPLQTELSLQKETKDVGTSTNHDIEGDSINDCTLGGSRRSLSVIDQVPTSRGAPIRSLHSSLRGAPREFSRESPNRRSLPDLSSHTRTPTRVTFQIPLSSEIKESVSLSRPSFTSSSSSSDEEEGYFLGEPIPLPPFLRPPGYTASPSHAPTSTSKKKKKDKSCFLS; encoded by the exons GAAAATCTGCCAACATTGCCAGTGCCCATGGGAGGAACATGGCCATACAGCATCCAATCAGGATTTAGAACGCTCCTTGTGTCGCCTGGTCTCCGGCTCTCAGAGGGACTCTTTGTGCGACAGCGGCTCGGATAGCTCCTTAGAAAAATATGCATGGGCACCCTCTGGTCTAAATCCCATGCAG GTTCACCAGTTCTTCAAGTGTTTCCCAGAGAAGAAGATCCCCTACATCAGCAGCCCTGGGGAGAGATATAGGTTGAAGCAACTTCTCCATCAGCTGCCCCCACATGATAGCGAA GCCCGGTACTGCTGCTCTTTgcagggagaggaggaggaggagctgctGGTACTCTTCAGTCAGAAGCGGAGACTTGAGAACCTGGGTCGTGGGTGTGTGCGTCCAGTCTCTGGCACCATGAGCGGAACAGTTTGTCAACAG TGCGGCCATCAAATAAGTGTGGGTGATGTTGCAGTATTTGCATCCCGGGCAGGGCTGGGCTTCTGCTGGCACCCACAGTGCTTCACTTGTGCCCAGTGCTTGGAGCTTCTATGTGACCTCATCTACTTCTACCAAGATGGGAAAGTGTATTGTGGGCGCCACCATGCCGAGCTGAAACGACCCAGATGCTTGGCATGTGATGAG GTAATATTCTCTCTGGAGTGCACTCAGGCAGAGGGTTTCCATTGGCACACAAGACACTTCTGCTGCTTTGAGTGTGAATGCCCGCTTGGAGGACATCGTTATATAATGAAGGACCAACGCCCATTCTGCTGTTCTTGCTATGACAGACTCTACGCCCAGTACTGTGACAGCTGTGGGGAATGCATTG ATGGGCTCTTTCTTTTAGGTATAGATGAAGGACAGCTTACCTATGGAGGACAACACTGGCATGCTTCAGAGAGCTGCTTCTGCTGTGGCAGGTGTGGGGTATGCCTGCTGGGCAGACCTTTCCTACCTCGCCAAGGGCAAATTTACTGCTCCCGGAGCTGCAGCATCTTGCACACCAAGCCTGAACGTTCTTTCAGCCCCTTGCAGACAGAGTTATCCTTGCAGAAAGAGACCAAAGATGTGGGCACTTCCACTAACCATGACATAGAGGGAGACAGTATTAATGACTGCACCTTGGGTGGCAGCAGAAGGTCTTTGTCTGTAATCGACCAGGTTCCAACATCTCGGGGTGCCCCAATACGCTCTTTGCACTCCAGTTTAAGGGGTGCGCCCAGAGAATTTTCTCGGGAATCCCCCAACAGACGATCGCTACCTGACCTAAGCAGTCACACGAGGACACCTACCAGAGTCACCTTCCAGATTCCACTCAGTTCAGAGATAAAGGAGTCTGTGTCTTTGTCCCGTCCATCTTTCACTTCATCCTCCTCATCTTCTGATGAAGAGGAAGGTTATTTTTTAGGTGAACCTATTCCCTTGCCCCCCTTCCTTAGACCACCTGGATACACTGCATCCCCTAGTCATGCTCCCACCTCCACttcaaagaaaaagaagaaagacaAAAGTTGCTTTCTCTcataa
- the prickle3 gene encoding prickle planar cell polarity protein 3 isoform X4, which yields MFRNSRRRRSQGSEVNLTGQGQPCHSCGERCPGFLAHRWRKICQHCQCPWEEHGHTASNQDLERSLCRLVSGSQRDSLCDSGSDSSLEKYAWAPSGLNPMQVHQFFKCFPEKKIPYISSPGERYRLKQLLHQLPPHDSEARYCCSLQGEEEEELLVLFSQKRRLENLGRGCVRPVSGTMSGTVCQQCGHQISVGDVAVFASRAGLGFCWHPQCFTCAQCLELLCDLIYFYQDGKVYCGRHHAELKRPRCLACDEVIFSLECTQAEGFHWHTRHFCCFECECPLGGHRYIMKDQRPFCCSCYDRLYAQYCDSCGECIGIDEGQLTYGGQHWHASESCFCCGRCGVCLLGRPFLPRQGQIYCSRSCSILHTKPERSFSPLQTELSLQKETKDVGTSTNHDIEGDSINDCTLGGSRRSLSVIDQVPTSRGAPIRSLHSSLRGAPREFSRESPNRRSLPDLSSHTRTPTRVTFQIPLSSEIKESVSLSRPSFTSSSSSSDEEEGYFLGEPIPLPPFLRPPGYTASPSHAPTSTSKKKKKDKSCFLS from the exons GAAAATCTGCCAACATTGCCAGTGCCCATGGGAGGAACATGGCCATACAGCATCCAATCAGGATTTAGAACGCTCCTTGTGTCGCCTGGTCTCCGGCTCTCAGAGGGACTCTTTGTGCGACAGCGGCTCGGATAGCTCCTTAGAAAAATATGCATGGGCACCCTCTGGTCTAAATCCCATGCAG GTTCACCAGTTCTTCAAGTGTTTCCCAGAGAAGAAGATCCCCTACATCAGCAGCCCTGGGGAGAGATATAGGTTGAAGCAACTTCTCCATCAGCTGCCCCCACATGATAGCGAA GCCCGGTACTGCTGCTCTTTgcagggagaggaggaggaggagctgctGGTACTCTTCAGTCAGAAGCGGAGACTTGAGAACCTGGGTCGTGGGTGTGTGCGTCCAGTCTCTGGCACCATGAGCGGAACAGTTTGTCAACAG TGCGGCCATCAAATAAGTGTGGGTGATGTTGCAGTATTTGCATCCCGGGCAGGGCTGGGCTTCTGCTGGCACCCACAGTGCTTCACTTGTGCCCAGTGCTTGGAGCTTCTATGTGACCTCATCTACTTCTACCAAGATGGGAAAGTGTATTGTGGGCGCCACCATGCCGAGCTGAAACGACCCAGATGCTTGGCATGTGATGAG GTAATATTCTCTCTGGAGTGCACTCAGGCAGAGGGTTTCCATTGGCACACAAGACACTTCTGCTGCTTTGAGTGTGAATGCCCGCTTGGAGGACATCGTTATATAATGAAGGACCAACGCCCATTCTGCTGTTCTTGCTATGACAGACTCTACGCCCAGTACTGTGACAGCTGTGGGGAATGCATTG GTATAGATGAAGGACAGCTTACCTATGGAGGACAACACTGGCATGCTTCAGAGAGCTGCTTCTGCTGTGGCAGGTGTGGGGTATGCCTGCTGGGCAGACCTTTCCTACCTCGCCAAGGGCAAATTTACTGCTCCCGGAGCTGCAGCATCTTGCACACCAAGCCTGAACGTTCTTTCAGCCCCTTGCAGACAGAGTTATCCTTGCAGAAAGAGACCAAAGATGTGGGCACTTCCACTAACCATGACATAGAGGGAGACAGTATTAATGACTGCACCTTGGGTGGCAGCAGAAGGTCTTTGTCTGTAATCGACCAGGTTCCAACATCTCGGGGTGCCCCAATACGCTCTTTGCACTCCAGTTTAAGGGGTGCGCCCAGAGAATTTTCTCGGGAATCCCCCAACAGACGATCGCTACCTGACCTAAGCAGTCACACGAGGACACCTACCAGAGTCACCTTCCAGATTCCACTCAGTTCAGAGATAAAGGAGTCTGTGTCTTTGTCCCGTCCATCTTTCACTTCATCCTCCTCATCTTCTGATGAAGAGGAAGGTTATTTTTTAGGTGAACCTATTCCCTTGCCCCCCTTCCTTAGACCACCTGGATACACTGCATCCCCTAGTCATGCTCCCACCTCCACttcaaagaaaaagaagaaagacaAAAGTTGCTTTCTCTcataa
- the prickle3 gene encoding prickle planar cell polarity protein 3 isoform X2, whose amino-acid sequence MFRNSRRRRSQGSEVNLTGQGQPCHSCGERCPGFLAHRWRKICQHCQCPWEEHGHTASNQDLERSLCRLVSGSQRDSLCDSGSDSSLEKYAWAPSGLNPMQVHQFFKCFPEKKIPYISSPGERYRLKQLLHQLPPHDSETWCCCLFCARPSTAVSCKLVLSQARYCCSLQGEEEEELLVLFSQKRRLENLGRGCVRPVSGTMSGTVCQQCGHQISVGDVAVFASRAGLGFCWHPQCFTCAQCLELLCDLIYFYQDGKVYCGRHHAELKRPRCLACDEVIFSLECTQAEGFHWHTRHFCCFECECPLGGHRYIMKDQRPFCCSCYDRLYAQYCDSCGECIGIDEGQLTYGGQHWHASESCFCCGRCGVCLLGRPFLPRQGQIYCSRSCSILHTKPERSFSPLQTELSLQKETKDVGTSTNHDIEGDSINDCTLGGSRRSLSVIDQVPTSRGAPIRSLHSSLRGAPREFSRESPNRRSLPDLSSHTRTPTRVTFQIPLSSEIKESVSLSRPSFTSSSSSSDEEEGYFLGEPIPLPPFLRPPGYTASPSHAPTSTSKKKKKDKSCFLS is encoded by the exons GAAAATCTGCCAACATTGCCAGTGCCCATGGGAGGAACATGGCCATACAGCATCCAATCAGGATTTAGAACGCTCCTTGTGTCGCCTGGTCTCCGGCTCTCAGAGGGACTCTTTGTGCGACAGCGGCTCGGATAGCTCCTTAGAAAAATATGCATGGGCACCCTCTGGTCTAAATCCCATGCAG GTTCACCAGTTCTTCAAGTGTTTCCCAGAGAAGAAGATCCCCTACATCAGCAGCCCTGGGGAGAGATATAGGTTGAAGCAACTTCTCCATCAGCTGCCCCCACATGATAGCGAA ACGTGGTGCTGCTGTTTGTTCTGTGCCAGGCCCAGTACTGCTGTTAGTTGTAAGCTGGTCCTGTCCCAGGCCCGGTACTGCTGCTCTTTgcagggagaggaggaggaggagctgctGGTACTCTTCAGTCAGAAGCGGAGACTTGAGAACCTGGGTCGTGGGTGTGTGCGTCCAGTCTCTGGCACCATGAGCGGAACAGTTTGTCAACAG TGCGGCCATCAAATAAGTGTGGGTGATGTTGCAGTATTTGCATCCCGGGCAGGGCTGGGCTTCTGCTGGCACCCACAGTGCTTCACTTGTGCCCAGTGCTTGGAGCTTCTATGTGACCTCATCTACTTCTACCAAGATGGGAAAGTGTATTGTGGGCGCCACCATGCCGAGCTGAAACGACCCAGATGCTTGGCATGTGATGAG GTAATATTCTCTCTGGAGTGCACTCAGGCAGAGGGTTTCCATTGGCACACAAGACACTTCTGCTGCTTTGAGTGTGAATGCCCGCTTGGAGGACATCGTTATATAATGAAGGACCAACGCCCATTCTGCTGTTCTTGCTATGACAGACTCTACGCCCAGTACTGTGACAGCTGTGGGGAATGCATTG GTATAGATGAAGGACAGCTTACCTATGGAGGACAACACTGGCATGCTTCAGAGAGCTGCTTCTGCTGTGGCAGGTGTGGGGTATGCCTGCTGGGCAGACCTTTCCTACCTCGCCAAGGGCAAATTTACTGCTCCCGGAGCTGCAGCATCTTGCACACCAAGCCTGAACGTTCTTTCAGCCCCTTGCAGACAGAGTTATCCTTGCAGAAAGAGACCAAAGATGTGGGCACTTCCACTAACCATGACATAGAGGGAGACAGTATTAATGACTGCACCTTGGGTGGCAGCAGAAGGTCTTTGTCTGTAATCGACCAGGTTCCAACATCTCGGGGTGCCCCAATACGCTCTTTGCACTCCAGTTTAAGGGGTGCGCCCAGAGAATTTTCTCGGGAATCCCCCAACAGACGATCGCTACCTGACCTAAGCAGTCACACGAGGACACCTACCAGAGTCACCTTCCAGATTCCACTCAGTTCAGAGATAAAGGAGTCTGTGTCTTTGTCCCGTCCATCTTTCACTTCATCCTCCTCATCTTCTGATGAAGAGGAAGGTTATTTTTTAGGTGAACCTATTCCCTTGCCCCCCTTCCTTAGACCACCTGGATACACTGCATCCCCTAGTCATGCTCCCACCTCCACttcaaagaaaaagaagaaagacaAAAGTTGCTTTCTCTcataa
- the prickle3 gene encoding prickle planar cell polarity protein 3 isoform X6: MTCPIPAETCRISVKSIKWFSPSDHYFWFYFNSSLVLILYGYISSLFPSTFSFSFIYTMLPMCMVLWQTWCCCLFCARPSTAVSCKLVLSQARYCCSLQGEEEEELLVLFSQKRRLENLGRGCVRPVSGTMSGTVCQQCGHQISVGDVAVFASRAGLGFCWHPQCFTCAQCLELLCDLIYFYQDGKVYCGRHHAELKRPRCLACDEVIFSLECTQAEGFHWHTRHFCCFECECPLGGHRYIMKDQRPFCCSCYDRLYAQYCDSCGECIDGLFLLGIDEGQLTYGGQHWHASESCFCCGRCGVCLLGRPFLPRQGQIYCSRSCSILHTKPERSFSPLQTELSLQKETKDVGTSTNHDIEGDSINDCTLGGSRRSLSVIDQVPTSRGAPIRSLHSSLRGAPREFSRESPNRRSLPDLSSHTRTPTRVTFQIPLSSEIKESVSLSRPSFTSSSSSSDEEEGYFLGEPIPLPPFLRPPGYTASPSHAPTSTSKKKKKDKSCFLS; this comes from the exons ATGACCTGTCCCATCCCTGCGGAAACCTGTAGAATCTCTGTCAAGTCTATCAAATGGTTCTCTCCTTCAGACCACTACTTTTGGTTCTATTTTAATAGCTCACTAGTTCTCATTCTGTATGGCTACATTTCTTCACTTTTCCCCAGTACTTTTTCTTTCTCATTCATCTATACTATGTTGCCTATGTGCATGGTTCTGTGGCAGACGTGGTGCTGCTGTTTGTTCTGTGCCAGGCCCAGTACTGCTGTTAGTTGTAAGCTGGTCCTGTCCCAGGCCCGGTACTGCTGCTCTTTgcagggagaggaggaggaggagctgctGGTACTCTTCAGTCAGAAGCGGAGACTTGAGAACCTGGGTCGTGGGTGTGTGCGTCCAGTCTCTGGCACCATGAGCGGAACAGTTTGTCAACAG TGCGGCCATCAAATAAGTGTGGGTGATGTTGCAGTATTTGCATCCCGGGCAGGGCTGGGCTTCTGCTGGCACCCACAGTGCTTCACTTGTGCCCAGTGCTTGGAGCTTCTATGTGACCTCATCTACTTCTACCAAGATGGGAAAGTGTATTGTGGGCGCCACCATGCCGAGCTGAAACGACCCAGATGCTTGGCATGTGATGAG GTAATATTCTCTCTGGAGTGCACTCAGGCAGAGGGTTTCCATTGGCACACAAGACACTTCTGCTGCTTTGAGTGTGAATGCCCGCTTGGAGGACATCGTTATATAATGAAGGACCAACGCCCATTCTGCTGTTCTTGCTATGACAGACTCTACGCCCAGTACTGTGACAGCTGTGGGGAATGCATTG ATGGGCTCTTTCTTTTAGGTATAGATGAAGGACAGCTTACCTATGGAGGACAACACTGGCATGCTTCAGAGAGCTGCTTCTGCTGTGGCAGGTGTGGGGTATGCCTGCTGGGCAGACCTTTCCTACCTCGCCAAGGGCAAATTTACTGCTCCCGGAGCTGCAGCATCTTGCACACCAAGCCTGAACGTTCTTTCAGCCCCTTGCAGACAGAGTTATCCTTGCAGAAAGAGACCAAAGATGTGGGCACTTCCACTAACCATGACATAGAGGGAGACAGTATTAATGACTGCACCTTGGGTGGCAGCAGAAGGTCTTTGTCTGTAATCGACCAGGTTCCAACATCTCGGGGTGCCCCAATACGCTCTTTGCACTCCAGTTTAAGGGGTGCGCCCAGAGAATTTTCTCGGGAATCCCCCAACAGACGATCGCTACCTGACCTAAGCAGTCACACGAGGACACCTACCAGAGTCACCTTCCAGATTCCACTCAGTTCAGAGATAAAGGAGTCTGTGTCTTTGTCCCGTCCATCTTTCACTTCATCCTCCTCATCTTCTGATGAAGAGGAAGGTTATTTTTTAGGTGAACCTATTCCCTTGCCCCCCTTCCTTAGACCACCTGGATACACTGCATCCCCTAGTCATGCTCCCACCTCCACttcaaagaaaaagaagaaagacaAAAGTTGCTTTCTCTcataa
- the prickle3 gene encoding prickle planar cell polarity protein 3 isoform X1 → MFRNSRRRRSQGSEVNLTGQGQPCHSCGERCPGFLAHRWRKICQHCQCPWEEHGHTASNQDLERSLCRLVSGSQRDSLCDSGSDSSLEKYAWAPSGLNPMQVHQFFKCFPEKKIPYISSPGERYRLKQLLHQLPPHDSETWCCCLFCARPSTAVSCKLVLSQARYCCSLQGEEEEELLVLFSQKRRLENLGRGCVRPVSGTMSGTVCQQCGHQISVGDVAVFASRAGLGFCWHPQCFTCAQCLELLCDLIYFYQDGKVYCGRHHAELKRPRCLACDEVIFSLECTQAEGFHWHTRHFCCFECECPLGGHRYIMKDQRPFCCSCYDRLYAQYCDSCGECIDGLFLLGIDEGQLTYGGQHWHASESCFCCGRCGVCLLGRPFLPRQGQIYCSRSCSILHTKPERSFSPLQTELSLQKETKDVGTSTNHDIEGDSINDCTLGGSRRSLSVIDQVPTSRGAPIRSLHSSLRGAPREFSRESPNRRSLPDLSSHTRTPTRVTFQIPLSSEIKESVSLSRPSFTSSSSSSDEEEGYFLGEPIPLPPFLRPPGYTASPSHAPTSTSKKKKKDKSCFLS, encoded by the exons GAAAATCTGCCAACATTGCCAGTGCCCATGGGAGGAACATGGCCATACAGCATCCAATCAGGATTTAGAACGCTCCTTGTGTCGCCTGGTCTCCGGCTCTCAGAGGGACTCTTTGTGCGACAGCGGCTCGGATAGCTCCTTAGAAAAATATGCATGGGCACCCTCTGGTCTAAATCCCATGCAG GTTCACCAGTTCTTCAAGTGTTTCCCAGAGAAGAAGATCCCCTACATCAGCAGCCCTGGGGAGAGATATAGGTTGAAGCAACTTCTCCATCAGCTGCCCCCACATGATAGCGAA ACGTGGTGCTGCTGTTTGTTCTGTGCCAGGCCCAGTACTGCTGTTAGTTGTAAGCTGGTCCTGTCCCAGGCCCGGTACTGCTGCTCTTTgcagggagaggaggaggaggagctgctGGTACTCTTCAGTCAGAAGCGGAGACTTGAGAACCTGGGTCGTGGGTGTGTGCGTCCAGTCTCTGGCACCATGAGCGGAACAGTTTGTCAACAG TGCGGCCATCAAATAAGTGTGGGTGATGTTGCAGTATTTGCATCCCGGGCAGGGCTGGGCTTCTGCTGGCACCCACAGTGCTTCACTTGTGCCCAGTGCTTGGAGCTTCTATGTGACCTCATCTACTTCTACCAAGATGGGAAAGTGTATTGTGGGCGCCACCATGCCGAGCTGAAACGACCCAGATGCTTGGCATGTGATGAG GTAATATTCTCTCTGGAGTGCACTCAGGCAGAGGGTTTCCATTGGCACACAAGACACTTCTGCTGCTTTGAGTGTGAATGCCCGCTTGGAGGACATCGTTATATAATGAAGGACCAACGCCCATTCTGCTGTTCTTGCTATGACAGACTCTACGCCCAGTACTGTGACAGCTGTGGGGAATGCATTG ATGGGCTCTTTCTTTTAGGTATAGATGAAGGACAGCTTACCTATGGAGGACAACACTGGCATGCTTCAGAGAGCTGCTTCTGCTGTGGCAGGTGTGGGGTATGCCTGCTGGGCAGACCTTTCCTACCTCGCCAAGGGCAAATTTACTGCTCCCGGAGCTGCAGCATCTTGCACACCAAGCCTGAACGTTCTTTCAGCCCCTTGCAGACAGAGTTATCCTTGCAGAAAGAGACCAAAGATGTGGGCACTTCCACTAACCATGACATAGAGGGAGACAGTATTAATGACTGCACCTTGGGTGGCAGCAGAAGGTCTTTGTCTGTAATCGACCAGGTTCCAACATCTCGGGGTGCCCCAATACGCTCTTTGCACTCCAGTTTAAGGGGTGCGCCCAGAGAATTTTCTCGGGAATCCCCCAACAGACGATCGCTACCTGACCTAAGCAGTCACACGAGGACACCTACCAGAGTCACCTTCCAGATTCCACTCAGTTCAGAGATAAAGGAGTCTGTGTCTTTGTCCCGTCCATCTTTCACTTCATCCTCCTCATCTTCTGATGAAGAGGAAGGTTATTTTTTAGGTGAACCTATTCCCTTGCCCCCCTTCCTTAGACCACCTGGATACACTGCATCCCCTAGTCATGCTCCCACCTCCACttcaaagaaaaagaagaaagacaAAAGTTGCTTTCTCTcataa
- the plp2 gene encoding proteolipid protein 2, translating to MSDSGPQGGESCMSLFRAYLRTRKGIILAAETVLCFVIVVCYGASNVAGYLAVAVIELVFCIIYFFVFAGKYDTQLTFIHWGWSDFLRCAIACLLFLITSLITLLSRSDGAGIAGAVFGLLAGILFGYDGYMTIPLLRKPHAAVPTEHLEGV from the exons ATGTCCGACTCCGGACCCCAGGGCGGTGAGAGCTGCATGAGCCTGTTCCGCGCCTACCTGCGCACAAGGAAAGGGATCATCCTCGCCGCTGAGACA GTGCTGTGCTTTGTGATCGTGGTGTGTTATGGAGCCTCCAATGTCGCCGGGTACCTCGCAGTCGCTGTCATTGAACTCGTCTTCTGcatcatatatttttttgtctttgcGGGCAAATATGATACACAGCTGACTTTCATTCACTGGGGATGGAGC GATTTCCTGCGTTGTGCCATCGCATGCCTTCTTTTCCTCATCACGTCGCTTATCACGTTGCTCAGTCGTAGCGATGGGGCTGGCATAGCAGGAGCG GTTTTTGGACTTTTAGCTGGAATCCTATTTGGTTATGATGGATACATGACTATACCACTGCTGAGAAAACCCCATGCAGCAGTTCCAACAG aacacCTGGAAGGAGTCTAA
- the prickle3 gene encoding prickle planar cell polarity protein 3 isoform X5, with protein sequence MKICQHCQCPWEEHGHTASNQDLERSLCRLVSGSQRDSLCDSGSDSSLEKYAWAPSGLNPMQVHQFFKCFPEKKIPYISSPGERYRLKQLLHQLPPHDSETWCCCLFCARPSTAVSCKLVLSQARYCCSLQGEEEEELLVLFSQKRRLENLGRGCVRPVSGTMSGTVCQQCGHQISVGDVAVFASRAGLGFCWHPQCFTCAQCLELLCDLIYFYQDGKVYCGRHHAELKRPRCLACDEVIFSLECTQAEGFHWHTRHFCCFECECPLGGHRYIMKDQRPFCCSCYDRLYAQYCDSCGECIDGLFLLGIDEGQLTYGGQHWHASESCFCCGRCGVCLLGRPFLPRQGQIYCSRSCSILHTKPERSFSPLQTELSLQKETKDVGTSTNHDIEGDSINDCTLGGSRRSLSVIDQVPTSRGAPIRSLHSSLRGAPREFSRESPNRRSLPDLSSHTRTPTRVTFQIPLSSEIKESVSLSRPSFTSSSSSSDEEEGYFLGEPIPLPPFLRPPGYTASPSHAPTSTSKKKKKDKSCFLS encoded by the exons GAAAATCTGCCAACATTGCCAGTGCCCATGGGAGGAACATGGCCATACAGCATCCAATCAGGATTTAGAACGCTCCTTGTGTCGCCTGGTCTCCGGCTCTCAGAGGGACTCTTTGTGCGACAGCGGCTCGGATAGCTCCTTAGAAAAATATGCATGGGCACCCTCTGGTCTAAATCCCATGCAG GTTCACCAGTTCTTCAAGTGTTTCCCAGAGAAGAAGATCCCCTACATCAGCAGCCCTGGGGAGAGATATAGGTTGAAGCAACTTCTCCATCAGCTGCCCCCACATGATAGCGAA ACGTGGTGCTGCTGTTTGTTCTGTGCCAGGCCCAGTACTGCTGTTAGTTGTAAGCTGGTCCTGTCCCAGGCCCGGTACTGCTGCTCTTTgcagggagaggaggaggaggagctgctGGTACTCTTCAGTCAGAAGCGGAGACTTGAGAACCTGGGTCGTGGGTGTGTGCGTCCAGTCTCTGGCACCATGAGCGGAACAGTTTGTCAACAG TGCGGCCATCAAATAAGTGTGGGTGATGTTGCAGTATTTGCATCCCGGGCAGGGCTGGGCTTCTGCTGGCACCCACAGTGCTTCACTTGTGCCCAGTGCTTGGAGCTTCTATGTGACCTCATCTACTTCTACCAAGATGGGAAAGTGTATTGTGGGCGCCACCATGCCGAGCTGAAACGACCCAGATGCTTGGCATGTGATGAG GTAATATTCTCTCTGGAGTGCACTCAGGCAGAGGGTTTCCATTGGCACACAAGACACTTCTGCTGCTTTGAGTGTGAATGCCCGCTTGGAGGACATCGTTATATAATGAAGGACCAACGCCCATTCTGCTGTTCTTGCTATGACAGACTCTACGCCCAGTACTGTGACAGCTGTGGGGAATGCATTG ATGGGCTCTTTCTTTTAGGTATAGATGAAGGACAGCTTACCTATGGAGGACAACACTGGCATGCTTCAGAGAGCTGCTTCTGCTGTGGCAGGTGTGGGGTATGCCTGCTGGGCAGACCTTTCCTACCTCGCCAAGGGCAAATTTACTGCTCCCGGAGCTGCAGCATCTTGCACACCAAGCCTGAACGTTCTTTCAGCCCCTTGCAGACAGAGTTATCCTTGCAGAAAGAGACCAAAGATGTGGGCACTTCCACTAACCATGACATAGAGGGAGACAGTATTAATGACTGCACCTTGGGTGGCAGCAGAAGGTCTTTGTCTGTAATCGACCAGGTTCCAACATCTCGGGGTGCCCCAATACGCTCTTTGCACTCCAGTTTAAGGGGTGCGCCCAGAGAATTTTCTCGGGAATCCCCCAACAGACGATCGCTACCTGACCTAAGCAGTCACACGAGGACACCTACCAGAGTCACCTTCCAGATTCCACTCAGTTCAGAGATAAAGGAGTCTGTGTCTTTGTCCCGTCCATCTTTCACTTCATCCTCCTCATCTTCTGATGAAGAGGAAGGTTATTTTTTAGGTGAACCTATTCCCTTGCCCCCCTTCCTTAGACCACCTGGATACACTGCATCCCCTAGTCATGCTCCCACCTCCACttcaaagaaaaagaagaaagacaAAAGTTGCTTTCTCTcataa